A genomic segment from Paenibacillus sp. FSL K6-1096 encodes:
- a CDS encoding family 1 glycosylhydrolase — MAKHTEGLSFPQGFLWGGATAANQLEGAYDADGKGLSTSDMAPFVPYEQRGGKDFTFDVDSVQLEEYLSGNSGVYFPKRNGVDFYNHYKEDIALFAEMGFKVFRLSIAWTRIYPTGEETVPNEAGLAFYDKVFDELLKYGIEPLVTISHYEMPVELSRKYNGWENRIMIDLYLKFANTLFDRYKDKVKYWITFNEMNMILTSLYTGGGILEDRIQGTKEQVAYQATHHQFVASALAVKSGKEKMPGAQIGCMICRLETYAASSKPEDVLQTLKEDQMNLFYPEVQARGEYPSYMQRYFKENGIELVKEPGDDQIIKDNTVDFIAFSYYMTYIGKYDPNDNSNSGMLVSQIKNPHLQVTEWGWPIDPVGLRIALNRLYDRYRMPLFVVENGLGARDMVEEDGSIHDSYRIDYLQKHIEQMSEAVQDGVELMGFTSWGPIDIISCSTSEMEKRYGFIYVDQDNAGKGTLKRSRKDSFYWYKQVIESNGAKI, encoded by the coding sequence ATGGCTAAACACACAGAGGGCTTATCTTTTCCGCAAGGATTCTTATGGGGTGGAGCAACAGCAGCCAACCAATTGGAGGGGGCTTATGATGCCGATGGCAAAGGCCTGTCCACTTCCGATATGGCACCCTTTGTCCCTTATGAACAGCGTGGCGGCAAGGATTTCACGTTCGATGTGGATTCTGTCCAGCTTGAGGAATATCTGAGCGGGAACAGCGGCGTGTATTTCCCCAAGCGTAACGGGGTAGATTTCTACAATCATTATAAAGAGGATATCGCACTTTTTGCCGAAATGGGATTTAAGGTTTTTCGTCTTTCGATTGCCTGGACACGCATTTATCCTACGGGAGAAGAAACGGTGCCGAATGAAGCCGGACTGGCTTTTTACGATAAAGTATTCGATGAGCTGTTGAAGTATGGCATTGAGCCGCTGGTTACCATCTCTCATTATGAAATGCCGGTGGAGCTGTCGAGAAAATATAACGGCTGGGAAAACCGCATCATGATCGACCTGTATCTGAAGTTTGCCAATACGCTATTTGACCGCTACAAAGATAAAGTAAAGTACTGGATCACTTTCAATGAAATGAATATGATTCTGACCAGCCTGTATACCGGAGGCGGTATTCTTGAAGACCGCATTCAGGGAACGAAGGAGCAGGTGGCGTATCAGGCAACCCATCACCAGTTCGTGGCCAGTGCGCTGGCAGTCAAGAGCGGCAAGGAGAAGATGCCGGGTGCTCAAATTGGCTGCATGATCTGCCGTCTGGAGACTTATGCCGCCTCCAGCAAGCCGGAGGATGTGCTGCAGACGCTGAAGGAAGACCAGATGAACCTGTTCTACCCGGAGGTTCAGGCGCGCGGGGAATATCCGTCCTACATGCAGCGTTACTTCAAAGAGAACGGGATCGAGCTGGTGAAGGAGCCTGGGGATGATCAGATTATCAAAGACAATACCGTTGACTTCATCGCATTCAGCTATTATATGACCTATATTGGCAAATACGACCCGAATGACAACAGCAACTCGGGGATGCTCGTCAGCCAGATCAAGAACCCGCATCTTCAGGTGACAGAATGGGGCTGGCCGATTGATCCGGTTGGCCTGAGAATTGCACTGAACCGCCTGTATGACCGCTACCGGATGCCTTTATTCGTTGTAGAGAACGGACTTGGCGCAAGGGATATGGTGGAAGAAGACGGCTCTATTCACGATTCCTACCGGATTGATTATCTCCAGAAGCATATTGAGCAGATGAGTGAGGCCGTCCAGGATGGAGTCGAGCTGATGGGCTTCACCAGCTGGGGGCCGATTGATATCATCAGTTGTTCAACCTCTGAGATGGAGAAGCGCTATGGCTTCATCTATGTCGATCAGGACAACGCCGGCAAGGGAACCTTGAAGCGATCCCGCAAGGACTCCTTCTACTGGTACAAGCAAGTGATTGAGAGTAATGGTGCAAAAATATAA
- a CDS encoding ABC transporter permease, whose amino-acid sequence MIHLMKLELKKIKLGPYIIGFCLLNAAIVGIIYSLLSVLDPLDVQMMYPSYPNYEFVYKAALTMVKISATLLMAILLAQLVVGEYKTGTISTLFLYPISRRNLLLAKLLLVMLLGFVFMLVSMSVSVAFFYVVSPFKHFIPEPISVFADRRLIGETGFQSLLTVAASFIPLSIGMSKRSATALLIASFVLAIILYLPINAPNNDIIFGSNPWISLIFAAAGVAAAFETLYKVERKDVLLDVLPY is encoded by the coding sequence ATGATTCATCTGATGAAACTTGAGCTCAAAAAGATTAAGCTCGGCCCTTACATCATCGGCTTTTGCCTTCTGAATGCTGCAATTGTTGGAATCATTTATTCCCTCTTGTCCGTATTAGACCCGCTTGACGTTCAAATGATGTATCCTAGTTATCCCAACTATGAGTTTGTTTATAAGGCTGCGCTAACGATGGTGAAGATATCAGCTACCCTGCTAATGGCTATTCTGCTAGCACAGCTCGTAGTCGGGGAGTATAAAACCGGAACCATCTCGACTCTGTTCCTCTATCCCATTTCACGGAGGAATCTGCTGCTTGCCAAACTCCTTTTAGTCATGTTGCTCGGGTTCGTCTTCATGCTCGTTTCCATGTCGGTTTCGGTTGCTTTCTTTTACGTTGTCAGCCCATTTAAACATTTCATTCCAGAACCGATCTCGGTGTTCGCCGATAGGCGACTTATTGGGGAAACGGGATTCCAGTCCCTTCTGACTGTGGCTGCGAGCTTCATCCCTCTAAGCATCGGAATGAGCAAAAGATCGGCGACAGCTCTGCTTATTGCGTCGTTCGTTCTGGCAATCATTCTGTATTTGCCGATTAACGCTCCAAACAACGACATAATCTTCGGTTCAAATCCGTGGATCAGTCTGATTTTCGCGGCCGCTGGAGTAGCAGCCGCATTCGAGACCCTCTATAAGGTCGAAAGGAAAGATGTTCTACTTGACGTTTTACCTTATTGA